From one Halosimplex rubrum genomic stretch:
- a CDS encoding group I truncated hemoglobin, giving the protein MTGTTLYDRLGGREGIEAVVDEFYDRLLDDDELGPFFEDADIEMLRRTQADFLCEAAGGPQTYDAAPVREAHLHVPFTEAHIRRAIDVLEATLAAFDVSDDDADRVVQAIAAYEADLLATPADDAGD; this is encoded by the coding sequence ATGACCGGAACGACGCTGTACGACCGGCTCGGCGGTCGCGAGGGGATCGAGGCGGTCGTCGACGAGTTCTACGACCGGCTGCTCGACGACGACGAGCTCGGCCCGTTCTTCGAGGACGCGGATATCGAGATGCTGCGGCGGACCCAGGCGGACTTCCTCTGCGAGGCCGCCGGCGGACCCCAGACCTACGACGCGGCGCCGGTCCGGGAGGCCCACCTCCACGTTCCGTTCACCGAGGCGCACATCCGCCGAGCGATCGACGTGCTGGAGGCGACGCTCGCGGCGTTCGACGTGTCCGACGACGACGCCGACAGAGTGGTCCAGGCGATCGCGGCCTACGAGGCCGACCTCCTGGCGACGCCGGCCGACGACGCCGGGGACTGA
- a CDS encoding winged helix-turn-helix domain-containing protein: MSEGRERAFLDAVGDEDCKTILDAVRAEAKTIPELSEECNIPLSTAYRKVNRLQEADLVAEKNRLPEDCRPKNVYELCFDGAVVTMGEEGFAVEFAGESSEPTAYDRIADRPRSAVGSD; the protein is encoded by the coding sequence ATGTCAGAGGGTAGAGAGCGAGCGTTTCTGGACGCGGTGGGTGACGAGGACTGCAAGACGATCCTCGACGCCGTCCGCGCGGAGGCCAAGACCATCCCGGAGCTGTCCGAGGAGTGTAACATCCCGCTGTCGACGGCCTATCGGAAGGTCAACCGGCTCCAGGAGGCCGACCTCGTCGCGGAGAAAAACCGGCTGCCGGAGGACTGCCGGCCGAAGAACGTCTACGAGCTGTGCTTCGACGGCGCCGTGGTGACGATGGGCGAGGAGGGGTTCGCCGTCGAGTTCGCCGGCGAGTCGTCCGAACCGACCGCCTACGATCGGATCGCCGACCGGCCGCGGTCGGCGGTCGGGAGCGACTGA
- a CDS encoding PAS domain S-box protein — MTGNGSRPETDGTNRDGYAVDGADARATLDAVASATAAGVLVVEDERVSFADASVERYLGREPADLTGESVETVLPDRAVAAVAAVADGGDERRVAWRAADGRTSAGAATGAAGAAGGGVVATVSPADGQRVVVRLTRGERTDLAARDDDAERVAPNEDTARVALDADGRIAGWSAGAEALTGWSAAEAVGADLSLLYPDDAAADPGETLDGARTDGVVETEGWRLRRDGSDFWAGVSATARRDAEGGIAGFDLRLRDRTDRKRLADERELLATVNHAIADADGFREGVETTLEAVCARTRWAYGEAWVPAADGDRLEHLVGHAASERLAPFLRASSDVTFDADEGLPGRVWASESAEWIPDASAVPESTFHRTDTAESVGLQAALGVPIRTDDGVVAVLTFFLRERRAADEELVEAVTDVAADLGALMARKRAEEELRTFRKAVEQAGHSVYVTDTDGTIEYVNPTFERVTGYGAAEAVGADPSILNSGEHDDAFFADLWATIRDGEVWTGEVRNRRKSGEPYVVNQTIAPIVDGSGTIERFVAVNDEVTDQKRRERELRSQRNSLRRIKQIIESLRPINRELARADTREAVDRGVCEGLAASEAYLAAWIGDHNAAADEVAPREWAGVDDDFVEGLDLGIGDESGDDLYRRAVADGEVQAVRDLTTAPSGGPRRERALAHGFQSQAVVPAVYGDSVLGVVTVYSARPDAFDEYERGLLAELGERVGHAINAAENRQLLHTDTVVELEFEVGARDSPTASVAGELGCRLSLDGVAPAAAGYVAYVAVDGARPEAVAEALGERNDVAGARVVEAHGETGVVEVTGGADPVAALVEHGATVRAFETTGEVATVRCETAPRSDVETLITAVEAAGEDTVFAAKRTRDRDVRTVELTRTAVEERLTDRQREALALAYHAGFFASPRHSTGEELADVLGIASPTFYRHVREGTRKVLELLVDAEDAPRRA; from the coding sequence GAACGGCGGGTCGCGTGGCGCGCGGCGGACGGGAGAACGTCCGCCGGGGCGGCCACCGGCGCGGCCGGCGCGGCCGGCGGCGGTGTCGTCGCCACGGTCAGCCCCGCCGACGGCCAGCGGGTCGTCGTGCGGCTCACGCGGGGCGAGCGGACGGACCTGGCCGCGCGGGACGACGACGCCGAGCGCGTCGCGCCCAACGAGGACACCGCCCGCGTCGCGCTCGACGCCGACGGTCGGATCGCGGGCTGGAGCGCGGGCGCCGAGGCGCTGACGGGCTGGTCGGCCGCCGAGGCCGTCGGCGCGGACCTGTCGCTGCTGTACCCCGACGACGCCGCGGCCGACCCCGGAGAGACGCTCGACGGCGCGCGGACCGACGGAGTGGTCGAGACCGAGGGGTGGCGGCTGCGCCGGGACGGGAGCGACTTCTGGGCCGGCGTCTCGGCCACCGCTCGGCGGGACGCCGAGGGAGGGATCGCGGGGTTCGACCTGCGGCTGCGCGACCGGACCGACCGCAAGCGGCTGGCCGACGAGCGCGAGCTGCTGGCGACGGTCAACCACGCGATCGCCGACGCCGACGGCTTCCGCGAGGGCGTCGAGACCACCCTCGAAGCGGTCTGTGCGCGCACGCGGTGGGCCTACGGCGAGGCGTGGGTGCCCGCCGCCGACGGCGACCGCCTCGAACACCTCGTCGGCCACGCCGCGTCGGAGCGGCTGGCCCCGTTCCTGCGGGCCAGCAGCGACGTGACCTTCGACGCCGACGAGGGGCTCCCGGGTCGCGTCTGGGCGAGCGAGTCCGCCGAGTGGATCCCCGACGCCTCGGCGGTCCCCGAGTCGACGTTCCACCGGACGGACACCGCCGAGTCGGTCGGCCTCCAGGCGGCGCTCGGGGTCCCGATCCGGACCGACGACGGCGTCGTGGCCGTGCTGACCTTCTTCCTCCGGGAACGGCGGGCCGCCGACGAGGAACTGGTCGAGGCGGTCACCGACGTGGCGGCCGATCTGGGCGCGCTGATGGCCCGCAAGCGCGCCGAGGAGGAGCTGCGGACCTTCCGGAAGGCCGTCGAGCAGGCGGGCCACTCGGTGTACGTCACCGACACCGACGGCACCATCGAGTACGTCAACCCCACCTTCGAGCGGGTCACCGGCTACGGCGCCGCGGAGGCCGTCGGGGCCGACCCCTCGATCCTCAACTCCGGCGAGCACGACGACGCCTTCTTCGCCGACCTCTGGGCGACGATCCGCGACGGGGAGGTGTGGACCGGCGAGGTGCGCAACCGGCGCAAGTCCGGCGAGCCCTACGTCGTCAACCAGACCATCGCCCCCATCGTCGACGGCTCGGGGACCATCGAGCGGTTCGTCGCCGTCAACGACGAGGTCACCGACCAGAAGCGCCGCGAGCGGGAACTGCGCAGCCAGCGCAACTCCCTGCGGCGGATCAAACAGATCATCGAGAGCCTGCGACCGATCAACCGCGAGCTCGCGCGCGCGGACACCCGCGAGGCCGTCGACCGCGGCGTCTGCGAGGGGCTGGCCGCCTCCGAGGCGTACCTCGCGGCGTGGATCGGCGACCACAACGCCGCGGCCGACGAGGTCGCGCCCCGCGAGTGGGCCGGCGTCGACGACGACTTCGTCGAGGGACTCGACCTCGGGATCGGCGACGAGAGTGGGGACGATCTCTACCGCCGCGCGGTCGCCGACGGCGAGGTGCAGGCCGTTCGAGACCTCACGACGGCGCCCAGCGGCGGGCCGCGCCGCGAGCGCGCGCTGGCCCACGGCTTCCAGTCCCAGGCGGTGGTCCCGGCCGTCTACGGGGACTCGGTCCTCGGGGTCGTCACCGTCTACTCGGCGCGGCCCGACGCCTTCGACGAGTACGAGCGGGGACTGTTGGCCGAGCTCGGCGAGCGGGTCGGCCACGCGATCAACGCCGCCGAGAACCGGCAGCTGCTCCACACCGACACGGTCGTCGAACTGGAGTTCGAGGTCGGCGCCCGCGACTCGCCGACCGCGAGCGTCGCGGGCGAGCTGGGCTGTCGGCTCTCGCTGGACGGCGTCGCGCCCGCCGCGGCGGGGTACGTCGCCTACGTCGCCGTCGACGGCGCTCGACCCGAAGCGGTCGCCGAGGCGCTCGGCGAGCGCAACGACGTGGCCGGGGCCCGGGTGGTCGAGGCCCACGGCGAGACGGGCGTCGTCGAGGTGACCGGCGGCGCCGACCCCGTGGCCGCGCTGGTCGAACACGGCGCGACCGTCCGCGCCTTCGAGACGACCGGCGAGGTCGCGACGGTCCGCTGCGAGACCGCGCCCCGCTCGGACGTGGAGACGCTCATCACCGCGGTCGAGGCCGCCGGCGAGGACACCGTCTTCGCCGCCAAGCGGACCCGCGACCGCGACGTGCGGACCGTCGAGCTGACCCGGACCGCCGTCGAGGAGCGGCTGACCGACCGCCAGCGCGAGGCGCTCGCGCTCGCCTACCACGCCGGCTTCTTCGCCTCCCCGCGCCACTCCACCGGCGAGGAGCTCGCGGACGTGCTCGGTATCGCCTCGCCCACGTTCTACCGACACGTCCGCGAGGGCACCAGAAAGGTCCTCGAACTCCTCGTCGACGCCGAGGACGCGCCCCGTCGGGCGTGA